A window of Amia ocellicauda isolate fAmiCal2 chromosome 20, fAmiCal2.hap1, whole genome shotgun sequence genomic DNA:
GAGATTTAAGATTTTGAATTGTTTGTATTAGTTTACTAATGTCATAAGAAATGTATAActttaacaataaaaaatgacattgaaaaaaaaaaaaaaaaacagaaatacagacAGTTTTGCAATtttgcctatatatatatatatatatatatatatatatatatatatatattaaaatgagtgAAACATGAAGGAAACCCTTCAAATCAACCAAGCTGCATCACTTTAAATGGGCATGAACCAGTGCCTTTCTTGGccatcttttcttttcttttctttcataaGTAAGGTATCTCAATATTAAGAATTTAATGTAGAGGAAATGACATCGCTGTCTTTAGAGAAAGCATTTTTAAAGACTGGGGGAACAGGCACGACACAAACACAATCATGGGTTCATTGAAACTCTTATATTTAAGCGATCACTGCAAAGAGACTAACCTATAGTTTTTATTCACACACTAATCTATCACAAAATCAATGACTTGAGCAGCAATTTACCAGTAAAGATGGAAAAAACCTGTTAAAGACTCATTTATCCCCAGTTACAGCTTGCAAACCATACATGTGGAGATAACCTTCCAAACAAACTAACAATTCAGTGTGGAGCAAGCAAGTTACTCTGGATATCTGGGCCTGCCGTGTCATGCCTCCTtacaaagatggacaaaggaagttattgaatggatcccaagagatgaaaaaagacctagaagacgaccacctAGAAGATAGGAATATGAAAACAcacactttgcaggcatgacatggaaaagagaagctgtagatagaAGCAAGAGAAAACGTATAGGCTGTTGATAGTTGATAGTGAtgatatatatttgtgtaagaGGTATAAAGAGTAAACAAGAGTAAtgcaataaaaatattataaacatTATAAACGCATTACTAATCCTGCATTCATGTAATGTGGGAACAACTGTTCACACGATGCCCTCGGCTGAACCGTTCAGACACCAAGATGGCGGTTCTAAGCAGACTTTGTTGTGCTCGTAATAATTATCATCAGATTTTTAACAGTTACAACATAGTACCTTGATCCCATGCATGTGTCCTGTATGTTCGTGACGTCAGTGGGAGAAACAGGTACTCCAAAGTCCGAGTTCAGTAGTATTTTACCTGAAGCGAGCAAGTCAGGAGCTTTTTATTTACCATCCTTCCCAAATGTCGTGAATGTATCATAAGGGGTAGTTCAACAGTAACtggttcatttttattttgtatggatTTTGTATGCATAATTCGCCCCTAAAGGACTTCATGCCCCAAAAGCCCTTGCGCCGCTATGATTGACCAATAGGAGCAAGGCATTCAAGCCCCCTGCTGCTCACGGATCTGGGGGATACTGGGATGAAACAGTACTTCTGATTGGGAATGGGAGCTAATATTTTACagtagagattttttttttgtagttttataATGAATAACCCCCGAAGTATCTGCCTACATTAATCATTTGGTTTCTATTTTTGACAACCATGccactttacacttcaaaaAGTAATTCATAAAATCAGAACTTCTTGTTGTTTGTAAAAGTCCACCTATGTTTTTATCTTCTTCATTTGTGACCTCAAGGAGGTTGCCACTTTTCAAAAAGAGTAGGGAAACCAATCCCAGTGTCCAGGCTAAATTCCACCCCATTAGGCCACTCCCTTTCATCTTTTTGAAAAGTCCTTTGGATGTAGGTGCTATAAAATCAATCTGaacaataaaaatgcaaaactaatAACGTGTACTATATTTTGGGAGGTATTGGCTTGAACTGGAAGCCcttgtgaaataagaaaatgatTCAAGTGATTGACGGTATttacacacaaagcacagtgggacaaacCCAAAGCAAACGTGGGAAAACTCTTTATTAGCCGAGACAGAAACAAAATCCAACAGAAATCTCATTAAAAACAACCTACTTGTATTAAGTTGGAAAAGTTACGTTTAAATATAAAGCAAATTGGCAAAATAACAACCAGAGGAGCGCACTTACCGTGAGACATGCTGTTGTCCGCGTAGCCGATACAATCGCTTTCCACACGCAGACTGACGGGGCTCAGTGGCGCTGGCTGATGTTTAATATGAACACAGTGTCATATTAACAGGGTCATATTAACAGGGTCATATTCACACAGTCATATTAACACAGTGTCATATTAACAGGGTCATATTCACACAGTCATATTAACAGGGTCATATTCACACAGCGCCCGCCGTGTTTCTGTCCTGCGTGGAGGCCTCACTGCGCCGCGCATGCGCCGCTGCGGACGAGCTGGACTCGGGCAGAGACGCGCCGTGGCCCCGCTGGCGTGGCGGCTCAGCGCGGACTCGCCCTGCAGTCCCTGGTCCCTGTGGCCCCTGAGCCTCTCCAGCAGAGCCCACATCCAGTCCTGGGCGAGATGCGGCCTCTGACGGGGTGAGTTTCGCTGGCGGCCGTTCTCTGCCACGCCGGCAGGTTTTGGGGAATCGCCGTTTTTCGGGCGGTTCCCCGAAACCTGGGTTTCAAATGGGGTTTTCATAGGTGGGGTCTAATATGTGAGCGATGAATTGTAAAAACCGGCGCCTTTTATCActagaggagaggagaggagaggagagggggataATGTGTGATGGATGCGCTACTGTCAGGCGAGCGGCGAGGTTTTAAAAACTGTCAGAGCGGAGGTTGGAGGCCGGACCCAGGGAGGAGCGCCGGACCCGCGGTGCTGGAGGGCGGGCGGGGAGCCCTGCTGTTCAAGGTCTCAGGTGCAAAATGTCTCCTCAAATTATCAGCAACGGATGAATACCAAGCGTAACTTGCAGAGTTAGTACGGAGTTGCTTACTAAGTTTACTAAGTTGCATATTAGCGGTACCCTCTTGGGAGGGGTCAGGACAATTCGTCTCAAATGAATTTCGCTATTACAACTCCAATGATTCACTCATTTGTAACTCTCAGTTGGCATAGTGGTTAAGGAGCAGCGCTGCTTTCTTAGTGTTCTGGGTTCTGTTCTTGATGTTCAGATATTATgtcttaaatatatttttttgtataaataatTAAGTATTTCCGAACACTCATAAGGCgattaataaggcttttacaCATCGTatgtttacttacaaaatataagagcaatacaattcTAATTAAGCTGTGTAAAGGTCTTATTAATCGCCTTATAAGTGttcgttctactctgataccatttaactccaggaaatatatattacaaaatctATGCATAATAATTAAGATCTGCAGAACAAGAATCGAACCTAGAACGCCTAGAAGATCACAGCGCTGCTCTTTAACCACAATACCAGCTGAAAGACCCAATCAACAGTTATTTatccagtaataataataacaacaacaataataataataaaacatatgtGTATTAGGGCTGCACGATATTGGAAATAAATGACAttgccacattttgtttttctgcgaTATATATTGCGATATGAAACAATACAGGATGACTTCACCAGATTACTTGAATAGCTCTATTTgagaataattaattattatggaATGATTGGGTTGATTTCGTAGGGAACTACATCTTCATGgagaataaaaattaaaaaaagaaactgaaaatgacTTTTTACTTTTTGACTTATTTTTGGtagtttattgtattatattaattaatacacTGTTTAATTCACCATGGTTCCAGTGTATTCATATACTACTCTTCTGTCAATTCAGGCTAAAGTCAATGATCTAACATGTTATGATATTAATAATGCATGTTGCTTACCCTAAAATAAAGGGGCTCATTTGTGAATGAAGAAGTGTGGTGTCTAGAAGGGATCCAGGAGATTACAGGAGTAGTTCAGTTGTAGTTGTGAACTCTAGTCCGTGTGTTTTGCAAAGCAGTGTTTGGAGTGAACCTGCTTGTTATCACCCCTGAACAAATTAGATAAATTATAGAATCAGAATTACAAAGTAattatattgattttaataaATCTGAATTCATAAAAATAGGTACAGATTATCTTTCACTTGCCTACATTCAATACACAcatctttttttaaaaataattaaaaatacagtacataaataagtaaatatcgcggcactacaataaaacacaatgaTTCTCTTTAATTTCTAAGAACAAATCATTTTGTAATGAATAACGTGTTTTGTATTCGAAGCTACCACATACTCCCAGTATGACAGTTAAACAGCTGTGTACATCTAAACATGTTACAATAATGTATGTAGTTTTACGTTGTTACTTACATGTTGATTTTTCGTTTAGAGTTATCTTCACCTGTCCTGGTTCTGTTACTGTTCTTAAGAACGTTCTTTGTTTAGAACAATAATTTAATTCTGGAATAACAATACCTTTCTAGAATATCATATGTACCacatactgtaattattttttaggCAATGTACCCATTTTCTTTTTACTGCACTTAATTATAGTTACATGATACAGATTTAGATTTACACTAAGATTTACCCAAAATAtaccataataataaaaagctacTAATAATTACATgttgtagatttttttaaaacatgtacCTGATTATTACAGTGGGCTTCCATGTAGAATGAattatactactaataataatgttatgatAATGAGACTATAAGGAGAGATTTAAATGCTCCTGAACGTCAGATTCCACGGTACATTTATTCAAAACATGAAACCGTTATGCACACACACCGCTTGAGGCGCTTACGCCTTCCCGGAAGTTGAAGAAATTCCACTTCCGGGATATTGACAGGAAATGAAATAGTTGCTGTTCACGGAGCAATTATTTTCAGGGCTGTGCAGGCTTCGGTTTCCGAGCGATTCGGTCGATCAAGAAGCTGCACTCAACTCCTCATCGTAATATGAAAGAAGTAcagtagcgcagatgtccgcagtgcTGCGCTgatccaccaatgggatcgctggaatcctgcagctctgcgcagaactgcggacatctgcggaACCATGAGCACGTCAAACATTGACAGACCAATCGCGGAGCAGCGAGCAGCACACGCCCTGACTCCGCCGCTGCCCAGTGGCTGCCCGGGGCTCCGCCTGCGCCGCCCGGCCGCGGCTGTGACAGTGGACTGGCTGCGGGCTGTCAAGCTAGGTTGACTGTTACAGCTGGGTTTGCAGGGCGCCGGTGATATCATTGAGAGGTCAAGGTTTCCCGAGGCTGTGGACGGAGCGACCGAGCTGTCACCGCGTTAGATACGGAAACTCagggtcagtgtgtgtctgtgtttcttctGGCTTTCATGAATCAAAGGAAACTGCGTGGTAGCTACTTATTAATCGATGGGCGCTGGATCACTGTTGTTGAGCGTGCTTATAATGAATGAACGGATCTTAGTTTCCCTATAAACATCTCGCATGTGTAGCATACCTGTGCGCCTGAACTCATTTAACTGTAAGATTGTTCAATACAAAATAACGTTAATATTGTAACTAAAATCTTATCCAGACAGTGCGTAGGAGGTTGCATTAACAAGGTGCCAGGAACTCACGGTGATTTACAGCTTGTTCTGCTTGTACCTATTGCATCCCTGTAGTTTCTTTACATTAAAATCCGTTTTGTGTGTTTAATGCATGTGTCGTTAAAAATACATCGGGACGATTATAAATCAGTTTAAAATGATTCGAAGCTATAATGCATCATCCCCTTCCAATCTGTAGCGGCCCGTTATCATATGTATGTCAACATTGGCCAGAGTTCAATGCAATTACCAAGCTGATATCATTGTAGTACTAGAGACTGCTAGACTGGTTGGAAAACACTGCAGTCCCATCTAAAAAATCCACTGTTTAATAGGTAACTGTACTTTCGATTTGAACAAGTAGGCGCACAGCTGCCCAGGCACAGAAGTCTGGGTGGAGTCACTTCCTTTAGTTTACCAGGCATTTTCATTTGGAAAGTGGAGCATTATAGGGAGGACGTAATTTCTCTTGTAGCCTGTAATGCCTCTgctataaaaagtaaaaagggCTTAGTAGTCAGGACTGGGCTTAGTGATGACATTATCTcatttaatcatttctgcatgtatgtgtaaagccttgtatgcgtgtgtgtatgtttttttctggGTTTTGGCATTTTTAGTTAATGGTGAGTCACACAAAGCATTCCTCTCTTCCCAGAAGCCTTTTACTAAAACATGTCATCCTTAAAGAAACAGAGACCTACATAATACAGTGCTACAGAGCCCTGTTAACACATTAGGGTCATTCAGAGTTGAACTCAAAAATCTGTGCCCAGTTGTGGGTGTCTATTCATAAATGGTTTTGTCATTATCCTAAGCGACTTATAGAGATAATCTAGGTGGGGGGTGTGCATGGGGGGTTGCATCATCTGTGTTGCTGAAACACTCACATACAACACAACATGAGCATGATATGTCATCTAAAGGACAGAACATGGGGcggttcagtcagtcagtgaagcTGACCACTTGGCTTGTTTGTGTGTCTCAGAAAGCAGCCCGAAGCGAGCAGGATGGCCAGCGCCCTTCCACTCAACATCAACATCAAGGAACCGCGATGGGACCAGGGCACCTTCATGGGCCGAGCCATGCACTTCTTCATGGTCACGGACCCCCGCAATGTGCTGCTGTCCAGCGAGGCGCTGGAGGACGCGCGCAGGACAGTGGAGAATTACAGGTGAGTCCGTTCACGCCTTCCCTGGGATTCAGCACCAGTGAAGTCGTGTGaagtactttatttttttatttttagcaatGCCAAAAAGGGCCATTGATTTCAGCTGAGTAAATATTGTATTCTTCACAAACTTGCTACTCCCTGTGGCTTCTAGGGCACCTGTCACTGCAGATTTAGATTGTTAGCTGTTTTGAGTGGCAGCAACATTTTCCAATGTGGCGCAATAGCAGTGCCATtggaattataaaaaataacagatgGCTTTGCCAGTGTGTCTTCCAGGATAGGTCCTCTGTATCATCCCTAATGCCGAAGCACAGGAGACAGGGCTGAGCACTCACTAGCAGTTGACGAACTGGCACTTCCAAATCGATGTGAAAAGGGGGGAGGGTAGATGATGAGAAGACTCCAATCTGTGACTGTCATTGCCTTCGTGTGCAGGCTGGGGATTGTGAAGCCAGGCCTGACGGAGGATGAGCTGTGGAGGGCCAAGTATGTCTACGACTCGGCTTTCCACCCCGACACCGGCGAGAAGATGATTCTGATCGGACGGATGGCGGCCCAGGTGCCAATGAACATGACCATCACCGGCTGCATGCTCACCTTTTACAGGTGAGTGCACGGCAACAAGGCTCTGTCTTTACACACAACTTGCTCTGATGTTGCCATCGAGACTGCAGCTTGACTTTAGACTGTTACCGATCCTAAGACTGGGTCAAATAAGCAAGAAAATCTTCTACTTGCCTCGGAAATCTGATTATTCAAGTGCAAAATGAATGGTTGCAATAAGAAACTACTAGGTATTCACTGAGGTTAGTTGATTATTTACATTCAGTATGTACCAAGAAAAAGCAGTACTGTAGCATCCACTGTGCAAAATATAAACTTGTTTGTggtgtacacactgtttcacacTGAAGAGTGGTGCTCCTGACTGTAACATGACACTCATGGACATGATTCCTAGTGAATGGGCAAATGGATGATGGCCAGGCTtacaaccctctctctctctccctctcccccccttCTTTAGGACAACTCCAGCAGTGGTCTTCTGGCAGTGGATCAATCAGTCTTTTAATGCCGTTGTCAATTACACCAATCGCAGTGGAGACGCTCCCATCACTGTGAAGTAGGCGGCTAAGATCAGTTGAAACTTCTAGCTGCTTTGTTTTAGGGGAGGCCGTGTCTCCCTCTCTCGGGGGTTGATCTACAACATCCTTGCTGTGGTATATAGAACTGTTCAATATTAATCCATCACCTGCATGCCGGGACCACCTGGGCTATGGTTAACGTTCATGTTTCCTCACTGTTGAGTAATGCGAAAAAGAGGGGAGGGCGTTTGCATGCACATTTGTCTGCTTGTCTCCCTCCCTCATCAGCCCAAGCAGGAGAATTCCCATGTTTGTCATGACCACGTGGTATAATGTAGCGGAAGAGTTGCTAAGCTTCTGTGATAATTCTATTATGGTTTACTAATTTCTTGGTGCCTCCAATTTTATTTAGTGCCACTCaacttttgttttgaaaaacaagCTTAGTAAAGAACCTAGCCTAGCTAAGTGATTGTTGCAAGATTTACTGTTAGAATAACGTGGCGAGAGAAATTTGTCACCTCCAGTCAAAACAATGCTAACAACTACTTTCAAGAGAAATAATGTACACTAGTAACAGAATATGGAGAATGACAAGTATTTTTAAGTCAACTGCATGCAACACAAACTATATACGCATGCCAGATTTCCAGTGATAAACCTAGGAAACGTGCACACAACATTACTGTAACATTACCCATACCGTGCAGTCAGGGGCAAAACTTTGCTACAGCATCTCATGTCATTTGTCAGTACCAAAATGCAAACCAACTACAGCTTCATACAACGTTGCCAGAACGTAATGTGTTGGCTGGGATGGCCTGATGAAGTGCACTGACCTGTTCCCACCTGTGTCCTGCAGTCAGCTGGGGGCGGCCTACATCAGCGCCACGACTGGAGCCGTGATCACAGCACTGGGGCTGAAGTCCCTCACCAAGGTACCAGTGTCCTCTCACTGCCTGCTTTCattcctgtaaaaaaaaaaacacttttagcCTTCCATGGCGTATCTCCTCTGCACAATTTGTGGGGGGGAGCAAACTGTTGCAGCTGTGGGCAATTCCAGTACACAGGTCTGAGAGATTTCACTCAACTGAGCTCTTAATGTGGACCTTGTCAGTTGTGTCCAGCTTTTAAACTGCTGGTGATTATTGAGATGAGTATGGGACAGGTGTGTTAGGGTTCTTGGGGTGGTAATGATGATTTATACAGTGACAATGCCTTTCAGTGGGATTACGATCACTCTTTTCTCTTGCTTCTGTGTGGAAATACAGTGCTGGAAATCTTTGCTCTCTCCCTTGTCTGTCTCTAGCACCTGCCGCCTATAATTGGCCGCTTTGTCCCCTTTGCCGCCGTGGCTGCAGCCAACTGCATCAACATCCCCTTCATGAGGCAGAGGTGAGGGCTGGGGTTGGGGCTGGTTGGCTTGCTGGAGGAGAAACAGGCTTTTGTACACTACAAGTCTCTGATCTGGAAGATTGAGCGCAGAAGAGCAGAACAACAAAAAGCAAAGGATCttcattcaacccattgtgcttttttgttttctcagtaGCTGATTTCATCCAGCACTTTCTTAATGGGACCCAGTGTTCCAGTAAGGTTCATACCATTCGAAGGCAACGACCTTGGCCTGGAGAATTCAGTCTTTATTAACcgtcaattatttaattaaccgTCCTGCAAAAGAGACCATTAATAAGGATTAGTCAGAATAGGTTAAAGGTTGCCTGCCACTGGTATTTACAGTGAAGCGCATGCAGCTCATTCTTAAGCAGATACTTGATGGTCTTAGTAGGGAGATCACCCTGGACTCTATAGATGCTTCCACAGAAAAGTGGGAATACAGTGGGTCTGAGAACTGAGAGGTTAATTTATATGTTGTGTACTCAAAATTAGAAATCGTATCACTCAATAAGTACGAGttgggtatattttaagtatCCATCTTCTTCATTATGAGGAAGGCTGTTTGAACCCGTGTCTTCCTCAGGGAGCTGAAGCTGGGCATCCCAGTGATGGACGAGGAAGGCAGGCGACTGGGAGAGTCCACCACTGCTGCCCGCCAGGCCATCGCACAGGTGGTGGTGTCCCGGATCGGCATGGCGGTACCGGCCATGGGTAAGAGATGCCTGTcccactgtctgtctgtatggcTACAGGTTCCTCTGCTTTTCATTCCAGTTGAAAGCGCTTGCCCTAAATCAGTCCCTCAGTCCCCCGCCAGTTGGCCTTCTAAAACCCGAGGCATGGGGTCTCTCCAGGACTTGGGGCTGCAGAGCTGAGTTTAACATACCGAGTCCCAATTGTTGGACGCCGACTTTGCCTCTTGTGGCATATGGAGCAAGATGGCCTGTAGTATCCCTGAGAGGTATCTGATATTGATCTGTAAAAATTACAAGCCCTCCTCTCTGTTTTCACTAGAATCACAGAGAATAACACAATCAACAAATGTAATACTATGCCTACTTTATACCTACGTGACAAAATGAAATGGCTTGAAATTGCATAGTTTAATAAAGTGCAACAAGGCAAGACTGCAGATTATTATTGACATTATTGAATTAGTGGCAGCAAGCTTTGGTAGCAATGTCTGCCAAGTATCAACATGCTCTTTAGTCTGCTGTCAACCCCTGAAGCTTTTGAGCTCCAGCAGGGCCCTTCTGAGAGTCTATGGGGTGACCTTGCTGCCATGTTATCATCTCAAGGTCCTACCCTGTCCTCGATATCGGAGGCCCTGCTGCTGGTGATAAGGGAGGCAGGGCCACAGATGGCGCTATGTGAGCCAGACCGCACAGCAAATAAGCACAGTAGGAGCTTGGTGGAAGGGCACGCCTGCAATTCAGCGTTGTGCTATATTGATATGAGCCCACTCACTTGACAGGATGATAGGCATGCAAAGCACAAAAGGGAACACATACAACCACTACAGTATGTGGACTCCTGAGTAGCAAATGTTCACACAGAAGGCATGTTATAGTTATAGGATTGCACTGCCGGTTTTGGTTTTGTCCatatcgttaactgcttaattgagccaattgtgggttttaattaagcaaaatgttcctgtgttcaaggtatccagtgGTTGATGATTTAAAGAGACCTGGTGGCCCCCCCTGCTCTAGACTAGAACATGGTGCCAGTCAATGTATTGGACAGTATTGGCAATGCATCGAGCTAACCGGAGGAAAAGCAGTGAGTGGCTGAGCTAAACATAATgtattctcctctctctcctcccccccccAGCTATTCCTCCTGTTATCATGAATGCACTGGAGAAGAGGGCCTTTATGAAGGTAAGTGGATGGCTTAGGTTGAGTGCTTGCCCATAAAACAAAGACTATTAGTTTACAACCAGCTATAGAAGAAGAAGGAGCATCAGTATTTATTAGAAGCACCACAGTAGAAGTAGATGTCCCTACAAAGCTGTGTTTACACTTAAAAAGTTAAGGTCGGCATTGCTCTAGTGTCGCTCAATAAAGCAGTTCACAACAATTTTTCCTGTAGCTGGACAAAACTGCACAGTGTGGGACAATTCCTATCAATAAGTATATTTACTATTTTATGTACTATGTTAATTTTATagaaactgtatttttattcgTACTTTTTTCCTGGGTGATTTGCTGTGTACTGCAGTGCTGCTGTTCTTAGATAGCTCAGGAATTGTGTTCTTGTTTGAAATAGGCAGATAGGTCAtaatcattttgtatttttcttggtCTCTCTCATTTCAGCGATTCCCAGTGCTCAATGCTCCTGTTCAGGTCGGACTTGTGGGTCTCTGGTGAGTACGCCTTCAATGCAGACCTCCCCATGTGATTTGACTGCGATGTTCTGTGCTTCAGTCAGAGACACTCACTGGTTTAACGAGTATGGATTGTTTATTAATATACAGCAGTAcgaagtattcacagcctttgttgCAAGCCATGCTATTCGGCAACTTAATTCGTTTCATACACGTTGTTCGTTAAATTAgacttatttgtatttttgacaGCCACCCCAGTGGTTTCTGAGTCCACTGGATTCTCAAGCCAGAAAATGACCGAATTGattgtaaattattataatgGGCCCCAGGTGGGATGCAGATGGAAATTCCAAAATTTACCGCAGTAAATCAGACCACAGCTCATTCAGTTTTATGTGCATTGGAACGGTAGTAACCCATAGGTTAACACTGATGTGGTCCCTAGATGCCTACAGCAGTCCTGTGAAGAGAAGTTTTGTGGCTCAGAGTCTTTGTGCACTGAGTTGTTCCATGTGTCTGCTCTTGTCTTGCAGCCTGGTTTTCGCCACTCCACTCTGCTGTGCCCTGTTCCCACAGAAAAGGTAGGCCCACCTTTGACTCCTGCATATTTCCCAATCCTGCTGTCTTCCTGGTGGTTACATGATGGTATTTGTTTGTCAGAGACTGGAACAGAGGCTATGGTTGACTTGTATTGCGTGGAAGAAGACCTTTGCAGTAGCAGACTCCGACTGCATGGGGCTCTGTGCATTTTGCTGCCTGTGCTCTGCGTTAAATGTCTCCGTTTTCACTTCCAGTTCAATGAAGGTGACCagtctggagccggagctgcagGCTCAGATCAGAGAGAGCAGCCCACACACCCAGAAGGTCTACTTCAACAAGGGGCTGTAGGACAGGTCTGGgcctgggggggtgggggaactGGGTGGAAAGTAGTATGACTATAAAGTGCTGCTTGACCACCCCTAAGCACAGTTTAGTGGAAACCAAATGAACTACCTGTTCTAGGGAGTGACCAGTGTGGGGTGATGGGTGAGGGAAGCTGTGGGCAGTAGTATGACTCAATTGTACTGCCCCTGTAGAGTTGTTTAGTGGGCACAAAAATCCTATTCCAGTAAAAGGGGTCCCAACATTACTCAAAGCAAAGGTCAGCTTACCTACTTCACTCCTCCCCCTGAGGTCCAGAAACACAGGTTTCCTCTTCATTACTGCCAAGGGTGTGTGACTGGCAGCATGTGGGGTTTAGCAGAAAATAGCTTCAGGGTCCAAATCTGGGCTGCTAATTGGGAACCCCTGTTCTAGGATCTGCTTATCCTTCCAAATGCACCAAAAAGCTTACATTTCAATGGCTTGTGGCTGTTTTGTgtgcaaatgtgcatttgtctaaATTCATGCCTTAACTATGTTTTCTCGATTGTTACATACAATGCCTGGCTTATTCTAGTACATAATGGCTGTTATAGATATTAGTGTAGTATATAGCCTACATTATAGTTTGTCTAATAAAGGCTACTTAGTAGTACAACAATCTATTTAACATTCAATGCGATCCATGACGTGATGCATAAATAAAAACGTTAAcgtatttaagaaaacaataggCTATTAGTTTTGTTATTTTCGTTGATTCTGTTGGTGGCATTATAATTATCActacatttgaaaatgacccAGCTAATGTAATAacgtgtgttagctgggaagctCTTTTTAATCGCAGGATCctgggattaaaaaaaaaaaaaaagacaatcctGAAATCCCAAGATTGAAAAAAGCG
This region includes:
- the sfxn3 gene encoding sideroflexin-3; the protein is MASALPLNINIKEPRWDQGTFMGRAMHFFMVTDPRNVLLSSEALEDARRTVENYRLGIVKPGLTEDELWRAKYVYDSAFHPDTGEKMILIGRMAAQVPMNMTITGCMLTFYRTTPAVVFWQWINQSFNAVVNYTNRSGDAPITVNQLGAAYISATTGAVITALGLKSLTKHLPPIIGRFVPFAAVAAANCINIPFMRQRELKLGIPVMDEEGRRLGESTTAARQAIAQVVVSRIGMAVPAMAIPPVIMNALEKRAFMKRFPVLNAPVQVGLVGLCLVFATPLCCALFPQKSSMKVTSLEPELQAQIRESSPHTQKVYFNKGL